One Leptodactylus fuscus isolate aLepFus1 chromosome 11, aLepFus1.hap2, whole genome shotgun sequence genomic window, AGGAGAGCgactgtagggccatcaccctctcTGGGGTATAGGAGAGTgactgtagggccatcaccctctcTGGGGTATAGGAGAGCgactgtagggccatcaccctctcTGGGGTATAGGAGAGCGACTGTAGGGCCATCATCCTCTCCAGGGTGTAGGAGTGTgactgtagggccatcaccctctccagggtataggagagcgactgtagggccatcaccctctccagggtataggagagcgactgtagggccatcaccctctATGGGGTATAGGAGAGCGACTGTAGGGCCATCATCCTCTCCAGGGTGTAGGAGTGTgactgtagggccatcaccctctcCAGGGTATAAGAGAGCGACTGTGGGGCCATCACCCTCTTCAGGGTATAACAGAGCGACTTTAGGGCCATCATTCTCTCTGGGGTATAGAAGAGCgactgtagggccatcaccctctcCAGGGTGTAGGAGTGTgactgtagggccatcaccctctcTGGGGTATAGGAGAGCgactgtagggccatcaccctctcCGGGGTATAACAGAGTgactgtagggccatcaccctctcCAGGGTGTAGGAGTGTgactgtagggccatcaccctctcCAGGGTATAGGAGAGCGACTGTAGGACCATCACCCTCTCCAGGGTATAACAGAGTgactgtagggccatcaccctctcCAGGGTATAACAGAGCgactgtagggccatcaccctctcCAGGGTATAACAGAGCGACTGTGGGGCCATCACCCTCTCCAGGGTATAGGAGAGCgactgtagggccatcaccctctcTGGGGTATAGGAGAGTgactgtagggccatcaccctctccagggtataggagagcgactgtagggccatcaccctctcTGGGGTATAGGAGAGCCACTGTAGGGCCATCACTCTCTCTGGGGTATAGGAGAGCGACTGTAGGGCCATCATCCTCTCCAGGGTGTAGGAGAGTgactgtagggccatcaccctctccagggtataggagagcgactgtagggccatcaccctctATGGGATGTAGGAGAGCGACTGTGGGGCCATCACCCTCTCCAGGGTATAAGAGAGCGACTGTGGGGCCATCACCCTCTCCAGGGTATAACAGAGCGACTTTAGGGCCATCACTCTCTCTGGGGTATAGAAGAGCgactgtagggccatcaccctctcCAGGGTGTAGGAGTGTgactgtagggccatcaccctctcTGGGGTATAGGAGAGCgactgtagggccatcaccctctcTGGGGTATAGGAGAGTgactgtagggccatcaccctctcTGGGGTATAGGAGAGCgactgtagggccatcaccctctcTGGGGTATAGGAGAGCGACTGTAGGGCCATCATCCTCTCCAGGGTGTAGGAGTGTgactgtagggccatcaccctctccagggtataggagagcgactgtagggccatcaccctctccagggtataggagagcgactgtagggccatcaccctctATGGGATGTAGGAGAGCgactgtagggccatcaccctctcCAGGGTATAAGAGAGCGACTGTGGGGCCATCACCCTCTTCAGGGTATAACAGAGCGACTTTAGGGCCATCACTCTCTCTGGGGTATAGAAGAGCgactgtagggccatcaccctctccagggtataggagagcgactgtagggccatcaccctctATGGGATGTAGGAGAGCGACTGTGGGGCCATCACCCTCTCCAGGGTATAAGAGAGCGACTGTGGGGCCATCACCCTCTCCAGGGTATAACAGAGCGACTTTAGGGCCATCACTCTCTCTGGGGTATAGAAGAGCgactgtagggccatcaccctctcCAGGGTGTAGGAGTGTgactgtagggccatcaccctctcTGTGGTATAGGAGAGCgactgtagggccatcaccctctcTGGGGTATAGGAGAGCGACTGTAGGGCCATCATCCTCTCCAGGGTGTAGGAGTGTgactgtagggccatcaccctctccagggtataggagagcgactgtagggccatcaccctctccagggtataggagagcgactgtagggccatcaccctctATGGGATGTAGGAGAGCgactgtagggccatcaccctctcCAGGGTATAAGAGAGCGACTGTGGGGCCATCACCCTCTTCAGGGTATAACAGAGCGACTTTAGGGCCATCACTCTCTCTGGGGTATAGAAGAGCgactgtagggccatcaccctctcCAGGGTGTAGGAGTGTgactgtagggccatcaccctctcTGGGGTATAGGAGAGCgactgtagggccatcaccctctcCGGGGTATAACAGAGTgactgtagggccatcaccctctcCAGGGTGTAGGAGTGTgactgtagggccatcaccctctGCAGGGTATAGGAGAGCGACTGTAGGACCATCACCCTCTCCAGGGTATAACAGAGTgactgtagggccatcaccctctcCAGGGTATAACAGAGCgactgtagggccatcaccctctcCAGGGTATAACAGAGCGACTGTGGGGCCATCACCCTCTCCAGGGTATAACAGAGCGACTGTGGGGCCATCACTCTCTCCGGGGTGTAGGAGAGCgactgtagggccatcaccctctcTGGGGTATAACAGAGTgactgtagggccatcaccctctcCAGGGTATAACAGAGTgactgtagggccatcaccctctcCAGGGTATAACAGAGCGACTGTGGGGCCATCACTCTCTCCGGGGTGTAGGAGAGCgactgtagggccatcaccctctcTGGGGTATAGGAGAGCgactgtagggccatcaccctctcCGGGGTATAACAGAGTgactgtagggccatcaccctctcCAGGGTATAACAGAGCGACTGTGGGGCCATCACTCTCTCCGGGGTGTAGGAGAGCgactgtagggccatcaccctctcTGGGGTATAGGAGAGCGACTGCAGGACCATCACCCTCTCCAGGGTATAACAGAGTgactgtagggccatcaccctctcCAGGGTATAACAGAGCGACTGTGGGGCCATCACCCTCTCCAGGGTATAACAGAGTgactgtagggccatcaccctctcCAGGGTATAACAGAGCgactgtagggccatcaccctctcCAGGGTATAACAGAGCGACTGTGGGGCCATCACTCTCTCCGGGGTGTAGGAGAGCgactgtagggccatcaccctctcTGGGTATAGGAGAGCGACTGTGGGGCCATCACCCTCTCCATGGTGTAGGAGAGCgactgtagggccatcaccctctcTGGGTATAGGAGAGCGACTGTGGGGCCATCACCCTCTCCATGGTGTAGGAGAGCgactgtagggccatcaccctctcCGGGGTATAACAGAGTgactgtagggccatcaccctctcCAGGGTGTAGGAGTGTgactgtagggccatcaccctctGCAGGGTATAGGAGAGCGACTGTAGGACCATCACCCTCTCCAGGGTATAACAGAGTgactgtagggccatcaccctctcCAGGGTATAACAGAGCgactgtagggccatcaccctctcCAGGGTATAACAGAGCGACTGTGGGGCCATCACCCTCTCCAGGGTATAACAGAGCGACTGTGGGGCCATCACTCTCTCCGGGGTGTAGGAGAGCgactgtagggccatcaccctctcTGGGTGTAGGAGAGCGACTGTGGGGCCATCACCCTCTCCATGGTGTAGGAGAGCGACTGTAGGGCCATGACCTCTGCAGTTACTCATAAACAGCTCTTTTCTTTTGATCCTCCATATTCCACCCCATCGTCAGGGCCATGGACAGATATCAGAGGGtgcaatagtaaaataaaaagaggccagaaaataaaaagttattagAAACCTCAGTTAGTCTTTAACTCCTTCACGCCATTctacaattttcattttttattctcCACAATTCAAAACCcctgacttttttatttttccaatcaCAGAGCCATTTGGCTTAATTTTTGCCGGACAAATCCTATTTCATGATGGCAACTTTTAATCCTCGGCAAGATGTATGTCCTGGGaagttcagaatggggtggaattagagagtcTGCATTtgcgcaactttcttacgggttcCATTATTACGgcatttaaggccggggccccatgtggtgtaaatcgcagcgttttacagtccctgcaaagtaagTTCTAGCGaatcccgtccacacattgcagaaaaatatgtccaGCAGAAATTTTGTTACTCAGTAATGGCGGGGGCTattgaaaaaattccaactgtgctggaatcagtttaGCATCGTCTATTAACAGATGGCAAGTACTAGACTTcttggaggcggtgaaaggtcttctttaagacaaCTGCATTATGTTTCAACACAAGTAACTTTATGGAGCATGGAATGAGCACGAGGCGTTTCACACGAAACCGGATTATCCGATCCTGTCAGAATTAGGGATATTATTTTCTTATTTAGTAAGGAGCTTTCACCTGTCTACTGTAGACACGCCTTGGAGTTCAGGCATCGCTTTATGAGGCGTGTAAGCTATGCTGGTCGGACAGGACATCTGGCTGCAAAAACCAAGTAAAGAACAAGATATTGCCAAGTTCTCACAATGCAAAAAAGTATATCTTACTCTGAAACACAGCGGCATCTCAGagaaagtatatacagtattgtgtaaaagttttaggcaggtggggAACAATGAAGCAAAATGCAAATGCTttaagaaatagaagggttaatagatatTATTGTCAATGAAGTGAATgaggaaaagagaaatgtaaatcccatcaatatttggtgtgacctttgccctttggaggaggaggagtcctggaagtgaggaTACGGCCCCCACAATTATAGCCCTGATCTAATcattgtccagtctgtctgggttgacatgaagagacagacggattggagactGTGCAGATTtgaattttgttgcattttcgtTCCGGTATAGCTGATCAGGCGTCCGGGTATAGCGGTGACCCTGATCAGTTTATATAAGACACGTGCATATAATGCCAAAGATGGCCGCGATCCCTGCGCATGCGCACTTGGTTCCCCCAGCTGGACTCCTGACTCCTCCCACCCATTCCGGACTCTTCTGGCCGTACTATTGAATATCCGCACTGCGCCTTCCTGACTTCTCCACCTGAACTACTTCCACTTCTTCTGCAGGTGAATGTGACATCGCCCGACTGACTGGGAGGTTATTAAACTATTGGACACCTCCTTTACTTTCCTGTATGTCTGACGACTTCTACATAGTAGTTACATAAGTTTTATGGTAATTATATCTGCACATGTTCCTATTGCAATACGTTGCTGTAAGCATGCATAGACATATCTGCTCCGACCTGGATTCCCAGCTCCTGCAAGTTGACAACTGAACCACAAACTTTCACAGTGATACGAAGATACTACATTTCTCCTGATGTGACAAAGAAGAGTTCTAATGATATTTGTATATATCCTGTACATTGTTGTTTATtatgaagagtgtatatactgtatatactgtacatttattattcATGGTTATAATATAACTTTTTTCCTAGATGAAGGCCACTTCTAGGCCGTCCCTCTACCCTCTATACCAATTGTATACCTGTAGGTGAATAGAACCACATTTTCACTGCAACAAACTTACTCCTATGGAGTCTTTGTATTAGTTTCACTttcaagctcactacccctccctgtaagCAGTTCAGTCAGCAAATGAAATGTCACAGCGCAACCTCCTTGCTGCTTGAAGCCGCTCATACTGatctcagatgtgggagtgatttattatctGGTCAGATATTCAGTGCTGCACAGACTGATGTAGAAATCTGATACAACACAGACCCCAGGAAGGGggtttgcacacaggcagtgcaTGCGTCCTATGGAGAACGGAGAGGTCCGCAGAGAGTAAGAGCAGGAACtggaatcctgggaaatgtagttattTACAgaatcactgcatgtaaataacagggacacaaggagcagcaagtaaaataaaaccaagcaaaggctgcacaaggagaCCGTGAGGAATTTGCACTGCTCGGGATGAATTTGCAGATAATGTTTTGCCCACaaggttttaaccctttcacaaTCTTCTCCCACTATTGCCTGTCACACTCTCTTTTTTGtgaatgaagtgaatgaattaaagagaaatgtaaatcccatcaatatttggtgtgacctttgccctttggaggaggaggagtcctggaagtgatgatccgacccccacagatatagccctgatttgtttgttgcatggggccttagcctagagaGGATCTTTCGCGTCCTCTGGTCTGGCGGTATTGCAGGTATAAgccccggtgctggagatatctggACTCATTGAGGTTCTCTTTAAGGAATTTGCTGCTTTGTTGTTTATGGCTAAGGAATAACCCCACAAAAATAAGTGAGGGGGGCAGGGAAGTGATGGCAAACGTACGTGAACGCAGACCCTGGCCACAATCCCACATCAATGGTTGCCTATGACAAGATAATGTCACCTCCGTATCCTTCCTTATCTCACAAGACGCTGCATTTCCTTCCATTGCCAACTTTCCTTTTCTATAACATATAATTAGTGAACAGCTTTTTCTGACAATTCCGGTTTCTGTGATCTTGTACAAGTTGTGGAGATTTTATTATTCTCATAGGGAACACACCCAGGAACTCCCAAACTGCTGCATTAGATGGGTGGTAAGAATATGAGCTGTGCCCGACTCTGCCAGTCCTACATTGTAGCACCGAAGATAAAGACCATAGGGAAGATCCCAAAGATGTCGGATTGTGCGCTCCCCCGAGTTCTGCTGCTCCTCTTATCTGCTCCTTGTGTCTTGTCAGGTAATGTCTTGTCTACGTATGTTGGAGAAGTTATAGAGATACTTGTACTTGGAATATGTTACTATTTGTTACTATTTGTTACTATTTGTTACTATAAGATGTGATTTAGGACTGGACgagatcttaaagggagtcttaaGCCAGCAACAGTAAGACAGGTCAGGCTCACCCAAATGTGACACCGttccccatgaaaattcatgTCTCCATAACTAGGATATAAATTATctcccaatatgcaaatgaacattCTGGAGCACCGAGGGCGATCTTGTACCAAACTGCTACACCCCGCACCGCTCTAGTACGCCAGTATGGACGTGAGAACACAAGGCGAGATTTCGGTATAGCTCCCTGatcctgtcactcaaagaagggagGGCCAAGGATTACTAAAGTATGAGGTGTAGCATCGGACTCGCCCTCTGGGCTCTAGACTTTGCATATTCGGCTATAAATGTATCTCTGCGCAAATTTCCATTCTGGTGAGCCCGAGCGATCTAATTGTGTTGCTGGTTTATTACGCTGCACACTGGTGACTGACTCCCCTTAAAGGGTAAAGTTATGGCCAATACGAAGGATAGGCCTTTAATATTACATTGGATGGGGGGTCCAAATCTCAGGCCCCCtctagggttcagcgatcgggatcggaaaagatcggattccgagaaaatttcacgatcgggatcgctggctggaaaatgattggaaatcggattttgaaattttaagatcggctcaaccctagaagtgacttttcccatagagaagcattgactagggttgagcgatcgggatcagaaaagatcagatcccaatcggcgatcgcgATCCGCatcaactggaaaatgatcggaaattggatgttaaaatcgatcctgaaatctcaagattggctcaaccccagccCCCTCTGATCCGCTGCTTGTCTTAGTATCTcttagtctaggttcacacttgcacttgggtttccattcttcgggttcaCTTAGAGATCCAAACAATGGAAACCTTAACAAGCCCTTACCCGTGTAACCTCACGGACCCCACTATAATGGgaaacccacagactataatggggccacatggtttctgcccgaaattttttttccagcggaaTGGGAAATGGAATCCCCCAACAAAAAGTGAgtgccagtgtgaacccagcctgagtggCTTTAGCTTCACCTAAGCCCCTTTTTATGGGCTGTGTGAGTACAGACGAGCACAGCGCCCCCTTCTAACAGATGGCCACCAATATTATTTTCTGGCTGAAAAGCCGCAGTAAGGCCGAGGTTACACAATGCAGATACACGCTACATTTTTTTGCAGAATGtcttgtggtttttgagccaatgcccaGATTGGGATAAGTGTCAGGTTGGCTTACAAGTAGaggactgtgcaaatgttttaggcatgtGTGGGAAAGCGCTGCATAGTACAAATACTATCAGAACTAGAagacttaggctgagttcacactgaggtttttggtcaggattttgagacggatggACAATCTTATGAATATACAAATAATTCCGCGCCACAATGTGATATCCGCCTGACTATATCCTCTGTATATTCTCTCTCGCACAGGCGGCCACTCTCATTATTTCTACACGACTCTAACCTACAACTTACCGTTCGATTTTCCTCCGTATTATACTGCCAGGACACTCGATGACATCCCGCTCTTCTGGTATGACAGCGATAACGGGGTGGTAGAGCGCAGAGTGTCCTGGTTTAAGGGCGccaattcatctctatgggacgaCAGTGTTACTGAATCCAAGTTTCACAATGAAATGCGACAAATATTAAATAACATCATGTACTATCTAAACGTCACAGAGGGTAAGTAACAGGTGTAATCCTATGGGAGGGGCAAATGGGGCAAAAAACATTCTAATAGATCTGCACTAGTGGAAATGACAATATTGATGatcattattatagtatatgggggcattatactgtggggggctatatgagggcattatactatgtgtgggggctatatggaggcattatactgtgtggggggctatatgggggcattatactgtgtgggggcattatactgtgtgggggcattatactgtgtggggggctatatgggggcattatactatgtgtgggggcattatactgtgtgggggcattatactatgtgtgggggctatatgggggcattatactatgtgtgggggctatatgggggcattatactgtgtggggcattatactatgtgtgggggctatatgggggcattatactatgtgagggggctatatgggggcattatactatgtgtgggggctatatgggggcattatactgtgtgggggggctatatggggcattatactatgcgtGGGGGctatatggaggcattatactgtgtgggggctatatggaggcattatactgtgtggggggctatatggggcattatactatgcgtGGAGGctatatggaggcattatactgtgtgggggttatatggaggcattatactgtgtgggggctatatggaggcattatactgtgtgggggttatatggaggcattatactgtgtgggggctatatggaggcattatactatgcgtGAGGGctatatgggggcattatactgtgtggggcattatactatgtgtgggggctatatgggggcattatactatgtgagggggctatatgggggcattatactatgtgtgggggctatatgggggcattatactgtgtggggggctatatggggcattatactatgcgtGGGGGctatatggaggcattatactgtgtggggggctatatggggcattatactatgcgtGGAGGctatatggaggcattatactgtgtgggggttatatggaggcattatactgtgtggggggctatatggggcattatactatgcgtGGAGGctatatggaggcattatactgtgtggaggttatatggaggcattatactgtgtgggggctatatggaggcattatactatgcgtGAGGGCTATATGGGGGCATTATTCTATGCGTGGGGGCtatatgtggcattatactgtctgtgaGTCTCAAATGGATATTATACCGTGTatgaaagggaacattatactatttgAAGGGCATTATAATGTTAAGGCGCCACCTCTGgagcgtattatactgtgtaggagagctttggagacaatatactgtgttggggcaataaggagcacattatactgtgtggcggagctaagagagcattatactggttGTGAGGAGCTCTCTAACACCCTGTGAGCTACCTCACTGTATATGTCAATCCTAAAACTGAGTTCCCTGACTAGTGGAAGATTAAGCAAACAGAGAAGAGTTCCTTGGTCCTTGCAGTGGTTGTAGCCTAAAAAATATCCTACTGCTTAATAAGTATCGGTCATATAGAACACGACCTTAGAATAAGCCACAACCTGGTACAACTCCTTTAGGGTCTGATCCCAAACACATCTCTTTGTGGTCAGTAACTTGTCCTCTTGTAACGTTTCTGTTTCTCCCTGTGTAAGGATCCCACGTTCTCCAGACTATAGAAGGATGTGTTGTATATGAGAACGGATCAGTGGAAAACCTACTAAGTTATCATTATAATGGAGAACCTCTGATGTTTCTCGACTGGGAAAACAGACAATGGACGGCGTCATTGCCGAAGTACGAAGACCTGGTCTACGATTTATATGGGAATACAAATATGTCTGAAGACGAAAAGGATGTCATAGTAAATGAATGTAGTCCGCACATACAAGAACTGCTGACACTGGGGAACTGCACGTTGGGTAGGAAAGGTAAGTCAttactggatgatgatgatgatgatgatgatgttgttTTCCAGTCTTCCTATGTGTAATCCATGTGCCCCATTTCTCTCTAACACAAACCTCTTGACATACAATATGTTGAGTGgaaaactaaaaattattaaacaaAAACTGTTAAACCTAAAAACTTGATTTCACAATACATCTCCTGTATCAAACCGGTTCTGATTCATGCGGATTAtcccttgttcttccttcttacAGAGGCTCCAGTTGTGATAATGAAACTTATTCCTACTGACAGTGGTGGAGTCAGACTCTACTGCCGGGCGTATGGACATTACCCCAAGGACATCTCCATTATGTGGTACAAGAATGGACAACCCATATCGGAGGAGGCGATGGAAAGGCTGACCCTGCCACTCCTGGACATGACGTATCTAACTTCACTATCTTTGATTGTCACATCTGCGGATTATGATGTTTATACCTGTAAGGTCAACCATGAGAGCATGTCCGAGAGATTCACCCAAGATTTCAGTAAGTGGAATGATCTGGTGTTACATATAAGAATGAAAGCCTGGTCTTAAAGTTATCATTTCTATTACCCGGTAACCAATTTACAGAACGGAAACTGACAATGGCAAATAAGGTCATTGGTAATTGGGCAAAGTCCATAAAAGTTCATAAGAGTTGAGGGCCAGCGAAATTATggagtaaggctatgttcacatctgcatcggagacTCCATTTCATATTCCACCAAAAATCAGTGGAGGGATCCCTGCATGGTGGAAAGAGTCCTGCATGGTGGAGAGTCCTGCATGGTGGAGAGCCTTACATGGTGGAGAGTCCTACATGGTGGAGAGTCCTGCATGGTGGAGAGCCTTGCATGATGGAGAGTCCTGCATGGTGGAGAGTCCTGCATGGTGGAGAGCCCTACATGGTGGAGAGCCTTGCATGGTTGAGAGTCCTACATGGTGGAGAGTCCTGCATGGTGGAGAGCCCTACATGGTGGAGAGCCTTGCATGGTTGAAAGTCCTACATGGTGGAGAGCCTTGCATGATGGAGAGTCCTGCATGGTGGAGAGCCCTACATGGTGGAGAGCCTTGCATGGTGGAGAGTCCTGCATGATGGAGAGTCTTGCATGGTGGAGAGTCCTACATGATGGAGAGTCCTACATGGTGGAGAGTCCTACATGGTGGAGAGCCTTGCATGGTGGAGAGTCCTGCATGGTGGAGAGTCCTGCATGGTGGAGAGTCCTGCATGGTGGAGGGTCCTGCATGGTGGAGAGTCCTGCATGGTGGAGGGTCCTGCATGGTGGAGGGTCCTGCATGGTGGAGAGTCCTGCATGGTGGATTTTTTCCTCCTTCAGTTTCagttaaaaaataatggaca contains:
- the LOC142184450 gene encoding BOLA class I histocompatibility antigen, alpha chain BL3-6-like gives rise to the protein MSDCALPRVLLLLLSAPCVLSGGHSHYFYTTLTYNLPFDFPPYYTARTLDDIPLFWYDSDNGVVERRVSWFKGANSSLWDDSVTESKFHNEMRQILNNIMYYLNVTEGSHVLQTIEGCVVYENGSVENLLSYHYNGEPLMFLDWENRQWTASLPKYEDLVYDLYGNTNMSEDEKDVIVNECSPHIQELLTLGNCTLGRKEAPVVIMKLIPTDSGGVRLYCRAYGHYPKDISIMWYKNGQPISEEAMERLTLPLLDMTYLTSLSLIVTSADYDVYTCKVNHESMSERFTQDFRIFDHSESLSSSPSHVSIGAVIAICLAAVLVSVLVVFGSLVFVKSRRQ